One Kitasatospora sp. NBC_01266 genomic window carries:
- the fabI gene encoding enoyl-ACP reductase FabI, which produces MSGILDGKRILITGVLMESSIAFHTAKLAQEQGAEIILTAFPRPSLTERIAKKLPRPENVKVLELDVTNTEHLDRLADQVREQLGSLDGVVHSIGFAPQDALGGNFLNTPWESVATAMHVSAYSLKSLTMACLPLMAEGGAVVGLTFDAQLAWPQYDWMGPAKAALEATSRYLARDLGKQGVRCNLVSAGPIKSMAAKSIPGFDQLADTWNLRSPLSWDVTDPEPAGRGVVALLSDWFPKTTGEIIHVDGGLHAIGA; this is translated from the coding sequence ATGAGCGGAATTCTCGACGGCAAGCGGATCTTGATCACCGGTGTGCTGATGGAGTCGTCCATCGCCTTCCACACCGCGAAGCTGGCCCAGGAGCAGGGTGCCGAGATCATCCTGACCGCCTTCCCGCGGCCCAGCCTGACCGAGCGGATCGCCAAGAAGCTGCCTCGGCCCGAGAACGTCAAGGTGCTGGAGCTGGACGTCACCAACACCGAGCACCTGGACCGGCTGGCGGACCAGGTGCGCGAGCAGCTGGGCAGCCTGGACGGCGTGGTGCACTCGATCGGCTTCGCGCCGCAGGACGCGCTGGGCGGCAACTTCCTGAACACGCCGTGGGAGTCGGTGGCCACCGCGATGCACGTCTCGGCGTACTCGCTGAAGTCGCTGACCATGGCCTGCCTGCCGCTGATGGCCGAGGGCGGCGCGGTGGTCGGCCTGACCTTCGACGCCCAGCTCGCCTGGCCGCAGTACGACTGGATGGGTCCGGCCAAGGCGGCACTGGAGGCCACCTCCCGCTACCTGGCCCGCGACCTGGGCAAGCAGGGCGTGCGCTGCAACCTGGTCTCGGCGGGGCCGATCAAGTCGATGGCCGCCAAGTCGATCCCGGGCTTCGACCAGCTGGCCGACACCTGGAACCTGCGGTCGCCGCTGAGCTGGGACGTCACCGACCCGGAGCCGGCCGGTCGCGGTGTGGTGGCGCTGCTCTCGGACTGGTTCCCGAAGACCACGGGCGAGATCATCCACGTCGACGGCGGACTGCACGCGATCGGCGCCTGA
- the fabG gene encoding 3-oxoacyl-[acyl-carrier-protein] reductase, whose product MSRSVLVTGGNRGIGLAIAQAFAEAGDKVAITSRSGELPEQLAKLGVLAVRCDINDAAQVDAAFTEVEEKNGTVEVLVANAGVTKDVLMLRMTEEDFTSVIETNLTGTFRVVKRASAKMLRARRGRIVLVSSVVGLLGSPGQANYAASKAGLIGFARSLAREYGPRSITVNVVSPGFVDTDMTAVLSDERRKEIVSGVPLGRYAAPAEIASTVRFLASDEAAYITGAVIPVDGGLGMGH is encoded by the coding sequence TTGAGCCGCTCGGTTCTCGTCACCGGAGGTAACCGGGGCATCGGCCTCGCCATCGCCCAGGCCTTCGCCGAGGCGGGCGACAAGGTCGCCATCACCAGCCGTTCCGGCGAGCTGCCCGAGCAGCTGGCCAAGCTCGGCGTCCTCGCGGTGCGCTGCGACATCAACGACGCCGCGCAGGTGGACGCCGCCTTCACCGAGGTGGAGGAGAAGAACGGCACCGTCGAGGTGCTGGTGGCCAACGCCGGCGTCACCAAGGACGTGCTGATGCTGCGGATGACCGAGGAGGACTTCACCTCGGTGATCGAGACCAACCTCACCGGCACCTTCCGTGTGGTCAAGCGCGCCTCGGCCAAGATGCTGCGGGCCCGCAGGGGCCGGATCGTGCTGGTCTCCTCGGTGGTGGGCCTGCTGGGCTCGCCGGGCCAGGCCAACTACGCGGCCTCCAAGGCCGGCCTGATCGGCTTCGCCCGCTCGCTGGCCCGCGAGTACGGCCCGCGCAGCATCACCGTCAACGTGGTCTCCCCGGGCTTCGTGGACACCGACATGACCGCGGTGCTCAGTGACGAGCGCCGCAAGGAGATCGTCTCGGGGGTGCCGCTGGGTCGGTACGCCGCACCCGCCGAGATCGCCTCCACCGTGCGGTTCCTCGCCTCCGACGAGGCCGCGTACATCACCGGAGCCGTCATTCCCGTGGACGGCGGATTGGGCATGGGTCACTGA
- a CDS encoding SixA phosphatase family protein: protein MSVNASRRIIVLRHAKADWPEVTDHERPLADRGRHQAPAAGQWLADSGVDPDYVLCSTSLRTRETWKLAAHELPKRARKTVFDDRIYDATAGELIEALQETPDEYVDVLLVGHNPGVQNLTEVLAGDESMGDELARLRQGGFPTAGIVVLTFEGSWKNVEPGVARLVSYFAPPQD from the coding sequence ATGAGCGTCAACGCATCCCGCAGGATCATCGTGCTCCGACACGCCAAGGCCGACTGGCCGGAGGTGACCGATCACGAGCGCCCGCTCGCCGACCGCGGCCGGCATCAGGCGCCGGCCGCCGGCCAGTGGCTGGCCGACTCGGGGGTCGACCCCGACTACGTGCTCTGCTCCACCTCCCTGCGCACCCGGGAGACCTGGAAGCTGGCCGCGCACGAGCTGCCCAAGCGGGCCCGGAAGACGGTCTTCGACGACCGGATCTACGACGCCACCGCCGGCGAGCTCATCGAGGCGCTCCAGGAGACCCCGGACGAGTACGTCGATGTGCTGCTGGTGGGGCACAACCCCGGGGTGCAGAACCTGACCGAGGTGCTGGCCGGGGACGAGAGCATGGGCGACGAGCTGGCCCGGCTGCGCCAGGGCGGTTTCCCGACGGCCGGGATCGTGGTGCTCACCTTCGAGGGGTCCTGGAAGAACGTCGAGCCGGGCGTGGCCAGGCTGGTCTCGTACTTCGCGCCGCCGCAGGACTGA
- a CDS encoding CynX/NimT family MFS transporter, whose translation MLSASSASSTSDSAATADTAAVTDTAIDTGTAARTPPGPSAARLGWLLTAAVALAAVNLRPVVTSLGPLLHQVRDDLGMSATVAGLLTAVPSFCFAVFGFAAPALARRFGPTVVVTAGLGAITAGVAARSFAGGTAVFLLLTALALAGVAVANVLIPVVIKRYFPDRVGPMIGVYSMALSAGTALAAAVTVPLTSALGGSWRQGLGIWAVLGGLGLLVWLVTLAVRRDGRPAKDAAGGGGRLAITRSRTAWALAVFFGCQATGAYAVMGWLSQIFQDAGVSAGTSGVLLALTMAIGVPVSFVLPNLAARRGDQRIFVVALAGCGFAAYLGLVLAPAGGQWLWAVLLGLSNCAFPLTLTMIGLRARTSGGVAQLSAFAQGVGYLISIPGPILVGVLYQRTGGWDLPLGFMAALLVPQLLIGLRAARARHIEDEVAVTPAAG comes from the coding sequence ATGCTCTCCGCGTCCTCCGCGTCTTCCACATCCGACTCCGCCGCTACAGCCGACACCGCAGCCGTCACTGACACCGCCATCGACACCGGCACCGCCGCCCGAACGCCCCCGGGGCCGTCCGCCGCCCGGCTGGGCTGGCTGCTGACCGCCGCCGTCGCGCTGGCCGCCGTCAACCTGCGGCCGGTGGTGACCAGCCTGGGCCCGCTGCTCCACCAGGTCCGCGACGACCTGGGGATGAGCGCCACGGTGGCCGGGCTGCTGACCGCCGTGCCGTCCTTCTGCTTCGCGGTCTTCGGCTTCGCCGCCCCGGCGCTGGCCCGCCGGTTCGGGCCCACCGTGGTGGTGACCGCGGGGCTGGGCGCGATCACGGCCGGGGTCGCCGCCCGTTCGTTCGCCGGCGGCACCGCCGTCTTCCTGCTGCTCACCGCGCTCGCGCTGGCCGGGGTGGCGGTGGCCAACGTGCTGATCCCGGTGGTCATCAAGCGCTACTTCCCGGACCGGGTCGGCCCGATGATCGGCGTGTACTCGATGGCGCTGTCGGCCGGCACCGCGCTGGCCGCCGCCGTCACCGTGCCGCTGACCAGCGCGCTGGGCGGCAGCTGGCGGCAGGGCCTGGGCATCTGGGCGGTGCTCGGCGGGCTCGGGCTGCTGGTCTGGCTGGTCACCCTGGCGGTGCGCCGCGACGGACGGCCGGCCAAGGACGCGGCCGGCGGCGGCGGAAGGCTGGCGATCACCCGCAGCCGCACCGCCTGGGCGCTGGCGGTCTTCTTCGGCTGCCAGGCCACCGGCGCGTACGCCGTGATGGGCTGGCTCTCGCAGATCTTCCAGGACGCGGGCGTCAGCGCCGGCACCTCGGGCGTGCTGCTGGCGCTCACCATGGCGATCGGCGTGCCGGTCTCCTTCGTGCTGCCCAACTTGGCGGCCCGCCGTGGGGACCAGCGGATCTTCGTGGTGGCGCTGGCCGGCTGCGGGTTCGCCGCCTACCTCGGGCTGGTGCTCGCCCCGGCCGGCGGGCAGTGGCTCTGGGCCGTGCTGCTCGGTCTGTCCAACTGCGCCTTCCCGCTCACCCTGACGATGATCGGACTGCGCGCCAGGACCAGCGGCGGGGTGGCCCAGCTGTCCGCCTTCGCCCAGGGGGTCGGCTACCTGATCTCGATCCCGGGCCCGATCCTGGTCGGCGTCCTCTACCAGCGCACCGGCGGCTGGGACCTGCCGCTCGGCTTCATGGCGGCGCTGCTCGTCCCGCAGCTGCTGATCGGGCTGCGCGCGGCCCGGGCCCGGCACATCGAGGACGAGGTGGCGGTGACCCCGGCTGCCGGCTGA
- the serB gene encoding phosphoserine phosphatase SerB, with protein MNSTPSQPRSVNDERTLLVKVFGKDRPGITTGLFATLAAFDVDVIDIEQVVTRGRITLCALVTPPADGALGAEGALRSTVHRWAEDLRLQAEIISGTGDNRPRAEGRSHVTVLGHPLTAAAVSALTRQVTAEGGNIDRVFRLAKYPVTAVELAVSGVATERLRATLALEAAAQRVDIAVVSAGLERRAKRLVVMDVDSTLIQDEVIELFAAHAGCESEVAEVTAAAMRGELDFAESLRARVKLLAGLDAGVVEKVRTEVRLTPGARTLIRTLQRLGYQVGIVSGGFTQVTDYLVELLGLDFAAANTLEVEDGRFTGRVTGEIVDRAGKAHWLGRFAEQAKVPLEQTVAIGDGANDLDMLNAAGLGVAFNAKPVVREAADTAVNVPFLDTVLYLLGITRDEVEAADELHGTPPEYEL; from the coding sequence ATGAACAGCACTCCCTCGCAGCCCCGGTCCGTGAACGACGAGCGCACGCTGCTGGTCAAGGTGTTCGGCAAGGACCGCCCGGGCATCACCACCGGACTCTTCGCCACGCTGGCCGCCTTCGACGTCGACGTGATCGACATCGAGCAGGTGGTCACCCGTGGCCGGATAACGCTCTGTGCTCTGGTCACCCCGCCGGCCGACGGGGCGCTGGGGGCCGAGGGCGCGCTGCGCTCCACCGTGCACCGCTGGGCCGAGGACCTGAGACTCCAGGCCGAGATCATCTCCGGCACCGGTGACAACCGGCCGCGCGCCGAGGGCCGTTCGCACGTCACGGTGCTCGGCCATCCGCTCACCGCGGCCGCCGTGTCGGCGCTGACCCGGCAGGTGACCGCCGAGGGCGGCAACATCGACCGGGTCTTCCGGCTGGCCAAGTACCCGGTGACGGCCGTCGAGCTGGCCGTCTCCGGGGTGGCCACCGAGCGGCTGCGGGCCACTCTCGCGCTGGAGGCGGCCGCGCAGCGGGTGGACATCGCGGTGGTCTCGGCGGGTCTGGAGCGGCGGGCCAAGCGCCTGGTGGTGATGGACGTGGACTCCACGCTGATCCAGGACGAGGTGATCGAGCTGTTCGCGGCCCACGCGGGCTGCGAGTCCGAGGTCGCCGAGGTGACGGCGGCGGCGATGCGCGGCGAGCTGGACTTCGCCGAGTCGCTGCGGGCCCGGGTGAAGCTGCTGGCCGGGCTGGACGCGGGGGTGGTGGAGAAGGTCCGCACCGAGGTCCGGCTCACACCGGGGGCGCGCACCCTGATCCGCACGCTGCAGCGCCTGGGCTACCAGGTCGGCATCGTCTCCGGCGGGTTCACCCAGGTCACCGACTACCTGGTGGAGTTGCTCGGGCTGGACTTCGCGGCGGCCAACACCCTGGAGGTCGAGGACGGCCGGTTCACCGGGCGGGTCACCGGGGAGATCGTCGACCGGGCCGGCAAGGCCCACTGGCTGGGCCGCTTCGCCGAGCAGGCCAAGGTGCCGCTGGAGCAGACGGTGGCGATCGGCGACGGCGCCAACGACCTGGACATGCTGAACGCGGCCGGGCTCGGGGTGGCCTTCAACGCCAAGCCGGTGGTCCGCGAGGCCGCCGACACGGCGGTCAACGTGCCGTTCCTGGACACCGTGCTCTACCTGCTGGGGATCACCCGCGACGAGGTGGAGGCGGCCGACGAGCTGCACGGGACGCCGCCGGAGTACGAGCTGTAG
- a CDS encoding FadR/GntR family transcriptional regulator produces the protein MTLSSPRRTPLADQVIAQLRAQITSGEWPVGSRIPTETALVEQLGVARNTVREAVRALAHNGLLDIRQGSGTYVLATSELAGVMHRRFADAEQQQIAELRSVLEAGAAGLAATRRTDRDLTLLRGALARREEAWFGGDPEVFVQADAAFHQAVVAAAHNDALAELYADLGEVTRAHLRHDIGPVLSPERYVGHDRILTAIAGGDPAAAATESSAVIGACSRVDTGA, from the coding sequence ATGACGCTGTCCTCGCCCAGGCGTACCCCACTGGCCGATCAGGTGATCGCCCAGCTGCGGGCCCAGATCACCTCGGGCGAGTGGCCGGTCGGCTCACGGATCCCGACCGAGACCGCGCTGGTCGAGCAACTGGGCGTGGCCCGCAACACCGTGCGCGAGGCGGTCCGCGCACTCGCGCACAACGGCCTGCTGGACATCCGTCAGGGCTCGGGCACCTATGTGCTGGCCACCAGCGAGCTGGCCGGGGTGATGCACCGGCGGTTCGCCGACGCCGAGCAGCAGCAGATCGCCGAGCTGCGTTCGGTGCTGGAGGCGGGCGCGGCGGGGCTGGCCGCCACCCGGCGCACCGATCGCGACCTGACGCTGCTGCGCGGCGCGCTGGCCCGGCGCGAGGAGGCCTGGTTCGGCGGCGACCCGGAGGTCTTCGTGCAGGCCGACGCGGCCTTCCACCAGGCGGTGGTGGCCGCCGCGCACAACGACGCACTCGCCGAGCTCTACGCCGACCTCGGCGAGGTGACCCGGGCCCATCTGCGCCACGACATCGGCCCGGTGCTCTCCCCCGAGCGCTACGTGGGTCACGACCGGATCCTCACCGCGATCGCCGGCGGCGACCCGGCGGCGGCCGCGACGGAGTCCTCGGCCGTGATCGGGGCCTGCTCCCGGGTGGACACCGGGGCGTAG
- a CDS encoding TldD/PmbA family protein, which produces MPPTASSPAGRHIDPLFLALPLRRLAAAALDRARQLGVEHADFRLERVRSASWRLRDAKPAGSSDTLQLGFAVRVLLDGAWGFAAGVDLTEQAAAQVAEQAVAVARLSARISRAAGGGDRVELADEPVHQDATWISAYEINPFDVPDAEKTGLLADWSSRLLAADGVSHVDADLLTVQENKFYADTAGTMTTQQRIRLHPSLEAVAVDDRTGTFESMRTLAPPAGRGWEYLNGTGWDWAAELARLPEYLAEKVKAPSVQPGLYDLVIDPTNLWLTIHESIGHATELDRALGYEAAYAGTSFATFDQLGTLRYGSPLLQVTGDRTAEHGLATIGYDDEGVATQSWDLIRDGVLTGYQLDRRMAKSKDLGRSNGCAFADSPGHVPVQRMANVSLRPAADGPDTAGLWAGVENGLYLVGDRSWSIDMQRYNFQFTAQRAYAIKNGQLAGQVKDFAYQASTTEFWGSMTAVGGPQTYLLAGAFNCGKAQPGQVAAVSHGCPSALFEQVRILNTQQEAAH; this is translated from the coding sequence ATGCCGCCGACCGCCAGCAGCCCAGCCGGCCGTCACATCGACCCGCTCTTCCTCGCCCTGCCGCTGCGCCGGCTGGCCGCGGCGGCGCTCGACCGGGCCCGCCAACTCGGCGTCGAGCACGCCGACTTCCGCCTGGAGCGGGTGCGCAGCGCGTCCTGGCGGCTGCGCGACGCCAAACCGGCGGGCAGCTCCGACACCCTCCAGCTGGGCTTCGCGGTGCGGGTGCTACTGGACGGCGCCTGGGGCTTCGCGGCCGGCGTGGACCTGACCGAGCAGGCCGCCGCCCAGGTGGCCGAGCAGGCCGTGGCGGTGGCCAGGCTCTCCGCCCGGATCAGCCGGGCGGCCGGCGGCGGTGACCGGGTGGAGCTGGCCGACGAGCCGGTGCACCAGGACGCCACCTGGATCTCCGCCTACGAGATCAACCCCTTCGACGTGCCGGACGCGGAGAAGACCGGCCTGCTGGCCGACTGGAGCAGCCGCCTGCTGGCCGCCGACGGCGTCTCGCACGTGGACGCCGACCTGCTGACCGTGCAGGAGAACAAGTTCTACGCCGACACCGCCGGCACCATGACCACCCAGCAGCGGATCCGCCTGCACCCCTCGCTGGAGGCCGTCGCGGTGGACGACCGCACCGGCACCTTCGAGTCGATGCGCACCCTGGCCCCGCCGGCCGGGCGCGGCTGGGAGTACCTGAACGGCACCGGGTGGGACTGGGCCGCCGAGCTGGCGCGGCTCCCCGAGTACCTGGCCGAGAAGGTCAAGGCGCCCAGCGTCCAGCCGGGCCTGTACGACCTGGTGATCGACCCCACCAATCTCTGGCTCACCATCCACGAGTCGATCGGGCACGCCACCGAGCTGGACCGCGCGCTCGGCTACGAAGCCGCCTACGCCGGCACCTCGTTCGCCACCTTCGACCAGCTCGGCACGCTGCGCTACGGCTCGCCGCTGCTGCAGGTCACCGGCGACCGCACCGCCGAACACGGCCTGGCCACCATCGGCTACGACGACGAGGGGGTGGCCACCCAGTCCTGGGACCTGATCCGCGACGGCGTCCTGACCGGCTACCAACTCGACCGCCGGATGGCGAAGTCGAAGGACCTCGGCCGGTCCAACGGGTGCGCCTTCGCGGACTCCCCCGGGCACGTCCCGGTGCAGCGGATGGCCAACGTCTCGCTGCGGCCCGCCGCCGACGGGCCGGACACGGCCGGGCTCTGGGCGGGCGTCGAGAACGGCCTCTACCTGGTCGGCGACCGGTCCTGGTCGATCGACATGCAGCGGTACAACTTCCAGTTCACCGCGCAGCGCGCCTACGCCATCAAGAACGGCCAACTGGCGGGCCAGGTCAAGGACTTCGCCTACCAGGCCAGCACCACCGAGTTCTGGGGGTCGATGACGGCGGTGGGCGGCCCGCAGACCTACCTGCTGGCCGGCGCCTTCAACTGCGGCAAGGCCCAGCCGGGCCAGGTCGCGGCGGTCAGCCACGGCTGCCCGTCCGCCCTCTTCGAGCAGGTCAGGATCCTCAACACGCAGCAGGAGGCGGCGCACTGA
- a CDS encoding MBL fold metallo-hydrolase produces the protein MSEANPQGGRRRGRLLTLTTAAVGLGAAAWALREVPAAFGRAPDAEPGDRIRNSPQYEGGTFHNAPSTVARTPQRFAPTDPAVLRRFLTERGGGAPRRPVPLVREPAPADRPAAEGVAITWYGHASALVEIEGARVLLDPIWSERCSPSAHVGPKRLHPVPVELEELPAVDVVLISHDHYDHLDMPTVKRLLRSQSAPFAVPLGIGGHLRRWGVPEHRIIELDWDETCTLGELTVTLTAAHHFSGRALTRNTTLWGSWVIAGQSRKVFYTGDSGYFEGYAAIGAAHGPFDAALVQIGAYDRYWADIHLSPEDAVLAHRELDGGLLIPVHWCTFNLGLHPWSEPVERLLSEAKAQGVPVAVPRPGERVEVSDPPELDPWWADLA, from the coding sequence ATGAGCGAGGCAAACCCCCAGGGCGGCAGGCGCCGGGGCCGACTGCTCACCCTGACCACCGCGGCCGTCGGGCTCGGCGCCGCGGCCTGGGCCTTGCGCGAGGTCCCCGCCGCCTTCGGGCGCGCCCCCGACGCCGAGCCGGGTGACCGGATCCGCAACTCCCCCCAGTACGAGGGCGGCACCTTCCACAACGCGCCCTCCACGGTGGCCCGCACCCCGCAGCGCTTCGCCCCGACCGACCCGGCCGTGCTGCGGCGCTTCCTGACCGAGCGCGGCGGGGGCGCCCCGCGCCGCCCGGTCCCGCTGGTCCGCGAGCCGGCCCCCGCCGACCGCCCGGCCGCCGAGGGCGTGGCGATCACCTGGTACGGGCACGCCTCCGCGCTGGTGGAGATCGAGGGCGCCCGGGTGCTGCTGGACCCGATCTGGAGCGAGCGCTGCTCGCCCTCCGCGCACGTCGGCCCCAAGCGGCTGCACCCGGTGCCGGTGGAGCTGGAGGAGCTGCCCGCGGTGGACGTGGTGCTGATCTCGCACGATCACTACGACCACCTGGACATGCCCACCGTCAAGCGCCTGCTGCGCAGCCAGTCCGCGCCCTTCGCGGTGCCGCTGGGCATCGGCGGCCACCTGCGCCGCTGGGGCGTGCCGGAGCACCGGATCATCGAACTCGACTGGGACGAGACCTGCACGCTCGGCGAGCTGACCGTCACCCTGACCGCCGCGCACCACTTCTCCGGCCGCGCGCTGACCCGCAACACCACGCTCTGGGGCTCCTGGGTGATCGCCGGGCAGAGCCGCAAGGTCTTCTACACCGGCGACTCGGGCTACTTCGAGGGCTACGCGGCGATCGGCGCCGCGCACGGCCCGTTCGACGCCGCGCTGGTGCAGATCGGCGCCTACGACCGGTACTGGGCGGACATCCACCTGAGCCCGGAGGACGCGGTGCTGGCCCACCGGGAGCTGGACGGCGGGCTGCTGATCCCGGTGCACTGGTGCACCTTCAACCTGGGCCTGCACCCGTGGTCCGAGCCGGTCGAACGGCTGCTCTCCGAGGCCAAGGCGCAGGGCGTGCCGGTCGCGGTGCCGCGCCCGGGCGAGCGGGTGGAGGTGTCCGACCCGCCGGAGCTGGATCCCTGGTGGGCCGATCTGGCCTGA
- a CDS encoding SGM_5486 family transporter-associated protein: protein MPVLEPNPPDSRKKLLLVFAAIIGIIVLISIVATIAESMG, encoded by the coding sequence ATGCCCGTTCTCGAACCCAATCCGCCGGACAGCCGCAAGAAGCTGCTGCTGGTCTTCGCGGCGATCATCGGAATCATCGTGCTGATCTCGATCGTGGCGACCATCGCCGAGTCGATGGGCTGA